In Bacteroidota bacterium, a single genomic region encodes these proteins:
- the mqnC gene encoding dehypoxanthine futalosine cyclase, which yields MNTDNLLKRALNFEFLTIEEGKFLFEKAPLAELTFVANELRKIQKPDNKVTWIIDRNVNTTNVCIANCKFCNFYRIPGHAEAYITSIDQYKEKIEETFKYGGEQLLLQGGHHPDLGLSFYVDLFKELKQLYPTLKLHSLGPPEIAHITKLEKSTHTEVLQKLKAAGLDSLPGAGAEILNDRVRRLISKGKCTGREWLDVMRAAHTLDITTSATMMFGHIETIEERFEHLVWLRQVQSEKPEHAKGFLAFIPWPFQDDGTLLKRHKGITNNVSGDEYIRMIAMSRIMLPNVKNIQASWLTVGKQVAQLCLHAGANDFGSIMIEENVVSVAGAPHRFTSQGIQDAIQEAGFDPQLRTQQYEYRSLPKEMEQQVIKY from the coding sequence ATGAACACAGATAACTTATTAAAACGCGCTTTAAACTTTGAATTTCTTACGATTGAGGAAGGGAAATTTTTATTTGAAAAAGCCCCCCTTGCCGAACTCACTTTTGTAGCCAATGAATTGCGTAAAATTCAGAAGCCCGATAATAAAGTTACCTGGATTATCGACCGCAACGTGAACACTACCAACGTTTGCATCGCAAATTGTAAGTTTTGTAATTTTTATCGCATTCCCGGGCATGCCGAAGCCTACATCACCAGCATAGATCAATACAAAGAGAAAATTGAGGAAACCTTCAAATACGGAGGGGAGCAACTGCTGCTACAAGGTGGCCACCATCCCGATTTAGGGCTAAGCTTTTATGTGGATTTATTTAAAGAGCTTAAGCAACTTTATCCTACTTTAAAACTGCATTCACTTGGGCCACCCGAAATTGCGCACATCACAAAACTCGAAAAATCGACGCATACTGAAGTGTTGCAAAAATTAAAAGCTGCTGGGCTGGATTCCCTACCGGGCGCCGGTGCCGAAATTTTGAATGACCGCGTGCGAAGGCTTATTTCGAAAGGAAAATGTACGGGCCGAGAGTGGTTGGATGTAATGCGGGCTGCTCATACACTAGACATCACTACTTCAGCAACCATGATGTTTGGCCACATCGAAACGATTGAAGAACGATTTGAACATTTGGTATGGTTGCGGCAAGTACAAAGCGAAAAACCGGAACATGCAAAAGGATTTTTAGCATTTATTCCTTGGCCTTTTCAGGACGATGGAACGTTGCTGAAACGACATAAAGGAATCACAAATAATGTGAGTGGGGATGAATACATCCGTATGATTGCCATGAGCAGAATTATGTTGCCTAACGTTAAAAATATTCAGGCCTCTTGGCTAACAGTTGGAAAACAAGTGGCTCAGCTTTGTTTGCACGCTGGTGCCAATGATTTTGGTTCGATTATGATCGAAGAAAACGTTGTTTCCGTTGCCGGAGCACCGCATCGCTTCACCTCTCAAGGCATTCAAGATGCCATTCAAGAGGCCGGTTTTGACCCTCAACTTCGCACCCAACAATACGAATATCGCAGCCTGCCTAAAGAAATGGAGCAACAAGTAATCAAATATTAA
- a CDS encoding inorganic phosphate transporter → MTFLVVIIILALVFDYINGFHDAANSIATVVSTKVLTPFQAVLWAALFNFVAFFLFKDHAVANTISKTVHKEFITLTVIFSGLIAAIVWNLLTWWYGIPSSSSHTLIGGFAGAALSHAYISTGFVGFAEVVEMDKILKTVLFIFLAPLIGMAVSMYIALVTLMRNTWLRILVILITAGCTWVLFDHLEQNKLEENVKKFYKVEQLTKDVVKHPELQVKLDSAIYAIALTKPLLGEFNTAGSASIAAQVKNTIDPRVDEKKLEKELGKADNSLIVNCMMLAILIFICAYIYSEKIKTPTASRIGKMFKRLQLLSSAAFSIGHGGNDAQKVMGIISAAMIANGNIADIKQMPDWVPLACYAAIGLGTLSGGWKIVKTMGSKITKVTPLEGVCAETSGALTLFMTEQMGIPVSTTHTITGSIIGVGATKRLSAVRWGVTVNLMWAWILTIPVSAVIAGLVYSVIHYFHLAPN, encoded by the coding sequence ATGACTTTCCTCGTAGTTATTATTATTCTGGCACTGGTTTTTGATTACATCAATGGCTTTCATGATGCAGCAAACTCAATTGCAACGGTTGTTTCAACAAAGGTACTTACCCCGTTTCAGGCGGTATTGTGGGCGGCACTTTTTAACTTTGTTGCTTTCTTTTTGTTCAAAGATCATGCGGTTGCCAACACCATTTCCAAAACAGTACATAAAGAATTTATTACACTTACCGTTATTTTTTCAGGATTGATAGCAGCCATAGTTTGGAATTTGCTTACCTGGTGGTATGGAATACCTTCTTCTTCCTCCCATACACTCATTGGTGGATTTGCCGGAGCAGCCTTGTCACATGCCTATATTTCGACCGGATTTGTAGGATTCGCAGAGGTGGTGGAGATGGATAAAATTCTTAAAACCGTATTGTTTATCTTTTTAGCTCCCCTTATCGGGATGGCTGTATCCATGTACATTGCACTGGTCACGCTGATGCGGAATACCTGGCTGCGCATACTCGTAATTCTAATTACAGCAGGATGTACCTGGGTGTTGTTTGATCATTTGGAGCAAAATAAGTTGGAGGAAAATGTAAAGAAATTCTACAAAGTGGAACAACTTACAAAAGATGTAGTGAAACATCCTGAATTACAAGTTAAATTGGATTCAGCGATTTATGCCATTGCCTTAACCAAACCGCTTCTTGGCGAATTTAATACGGCCGGTTCAGCCTCGATAGCTGCTCAAGTTAAGAATACAATTGACCCAAGAGTAGATGAGAAAAAACTCGAAAAGGAATTGGGTAAGGCTGATAATTCACTTATTGTGAATTGCATGATGTTGGCGATATTGATATTTATTTGCGCCTACATCTATTCCGAAAAAATAAAGACTCCAACTGCATCCCGCATTGGAAAAATGTTTAAGCGCTTACAGCTATTATCCTCCGCAGCATTTAGCATTGGTCATGGTGGTAACGATGCGCAAAAGGTAATGGGAATTATTTCGGCAGCCATGATTGCAAATGGAAATATTGCCGACATTAAACAAATGCCGGACTGGGTTCCTTTGGCTTGTTATGCTGCTATTGGTTTAGGTACGTTAAGCGGAGGTTGGAAAATTGTGAAAACAATGGGCTCAAAAATTACCAAAGTTACTCCGCTCGAAGGTGTGTGTGCTGAAACATCGGGTGCGCTAACGCTATTCATGACCGAGCAAATGGGAATTCCTGTAAGTACTACACATACCATTACCGGATCAATTATCGGTGTGGGTGCAACTAAACGCCTTTCAGCAGTGCGCTGGGGGGTAACGGTTAATTTAATGTGGGCTTGGATTCTAACAATACCGGTGAGCGCTGTGATTGCAGGATTAGTTTATAGCGTAATTCATTATTTTCACCTTGCACCAAACTAG
- a CDS encoding gliding motility-associated C-terminal domain-containing protein — translation MKKIALLLFFIVLIVHTVFATHNRAGEITYRRIYDANNPNSFKYEATVTTYTRLPANQIPDRCELEIIWGDGSRDTITRTNGIASGSCPHQGEQVAGDIKKNVYIGVHTYAGASCFLISVTDPNRNASVINIPNSTNVSFYIETQLCINPFLGFNNTSPVLLNPPIDNACTCKKFVHNPGAFDSDGDSLSYELIDCKGEFGTPIFGYTLPPGVTINSSTGDMIWNCPSPIGEFNFAILIKEWRLGNLIGSVERDLQVTVSGGCQNDPPVIAALRDTCVVAGTSIAFNVKATDPNQGDVVTLTSTGGVYLLGSNPANFPQSINAVQTVTGLFSWNTNCSHVRLQPYQVLFKAEDNDLSTPLVDIKTINIRVIAPAPQNLIATPTGSAIKLNWNQEICSEATGYKIYRRNSPSGYIPGDCITGIPASTGYVEIATVSGLSTTSFTDNNNGNGLVNGLDYCYMIYAIFDDGSKSYASNEFCVQLKKDSPIITNVDVVETSTTTGKITVAWSKPTEIDTQAVPGPYRYLIYRSVGFGNGNFQLVDSTNSINDTIYQDTQNLNTKENPYSYRIELYTLLPNHIFISNSSKASSVFLSIVPNDNQLQLNWNFNVPWTDSLFIIYKQNEFIPTQFDSIGKTTLKTFTDTGLINGRTYCYKIKEIGKYSAPGIVSPIINRSQIACAAPQDFTAPCAPKNFTIKSDCDLIQNTISWSNPNTSCADDVVAYKIYYTPVLGEELYLIKLINDQNELVFSHNNNGNSIAGCYAVAAVDSFGNEGAMSDSVCVDNCPVYELPNVITVDGDGANDLFVPFPYKFVESIDLVIYNRWGQAVFKSNDPNIRWDGKNQYSKQLVPDGVYYYVCEVHEIRLSGIETRELKGFVHVFTSQQKPGGN, via the coding sequence GTGAAAAAAATTGCGCTGCTTCTTTTCTTTATTGTGCTAATAGTACACACTGTTTTTGCAACCCACAATCGTGCCGGCGAGATTACTTACCGTAGAATTTACGATGCCAATAATCCCAACTCTTTTAAATACGAAGCCACTGTTACCACTTACACACGACTTCCGGCCAACCAAATTCCCGATAGATGTGAGTTAGAAATCATTTGGGGAGATGGCTCCAGAGATACTATCACGCGCACCAATGGAATTGCTTCCGGTTCATGCCCTCATCAAGGCGAACAGGTTGCGGGCGACATCAAAAAAAATGTTTACATCGGCGTACATACTTATGCAGGTGCTTCTTGCTTTTTAATTTCAGTTACCGATCCTAATCGAAATGCCAGTGTAATTAATATTCCCAACTCTACTAACGTTTCATTTTACATCGAAACTCAGTTGTGTATTAACCCTTTTTTAGGATTTAACAATACTTCTCCTGTACTTCTAAATCCGCCTATCGACAATGCTTGTACTTGTAAAAAATTTGTGCACAATCCCGGGGCTTTTGATTCGGATGGAGATAGTTTATCGTATGAATTGATTGATTGCAAAGGAGAATTTGGTACTCCCATTTTTGGCTACACCCTTCCTCCCGGAGTAACCATAAATTCCTCCACCGGCGATATGATTTGGAATTGCCCCAGCCCTATTGGTGAGTTCAATTTTGCAATCCTGATAAAGGAATGGCGTTTGGGAAATCTCATTGGCTCGGTAGAAAGAGATTTGCAAGTCACCGTTTCCGGGGGATGTCAAAACGACCCACCAGTAATTGCTGCGCTGAGAGATACCTGTGTTGTAGCTGGAACTTCTATCGCGTTTAATGTAAAAGCTACGGATCCCAATCAAGGCGATGTGGTTACACTAACCTCTACCGGAGGCGTATATTTACTCGGCTCCAATCCCGCCAATTTTCCTCAATCCATCAATGCTGTGCAAACCGTGACAGGCTTATTCAGTTGGAATACCAATTGTTCGCACGTGCGCTTGCAACCTTATCAAGTTTTATTCAAAGCCGAAGACAATGACCTCAGCACGCCTCTAGTGGATATTAAAACCATTAATATTCGCGTTATTGCTCCGGCACCTCAAAATCTTATTGCCACACCCACCGGATCGGCTATTAAACTCAATTGGAATCAAGAAATTTGCAGTGAAGCTACCGGCTATAAAATATACCGGCGCAACAGCCCTTCAGGATACATCCCGGGTGATTGTATTACCGGAATTCCGGCCTCTACCGGATATGTTGAAATTGCTACTGTTAGCGGTTTAAGTACTACTTCTTTTACCGATAACAACAATGGAAATGGTTTGGTGAACGGTCTCGACTATTGTTATATGATTTATGCCATTTTTGACGACGGCTCTAAAAGTTATGCCTCCAACGAATTTTGTGTTCAATTAAAAAAAGATTCTCCCATTATTACCAATGTGGATGTTGTTGAAACCAGCACTACTACCGGAAAAATAACAGTTGCTTGGTCTAAGCCAACGGAAATTGACACACAGGCTGTTCCCGGACCGTATCGGTATTTAATTTACAGGAGTGTTGGTTTTGGGAATGGAAATTTCCAATTGGTGGATTCAACTAACAGCATTAACGATACAATTTATCAAGATACACAAAACCTCAACACTAAAGAGAATCCATACTCCTATAGAATTGAGTTGTATACACTCTTACCCAATCATATATTTATTAGCAATTCCAGCAAAGCCTCATCTGTTTTTTTAAGTATAGTGCCGAACGATAATCAGCTGCAACTCAATTGGAATTTTAATGTGCCTTGGACCGATAGCCTCTTTATCATTTACAAGCAAAATGAATTTATCCCAACACAGTTCGACTCTATTGGAAAAACAACATTAAAAACCTTTACGGATACCGGTTTAATTAACGGTCGTACCTATTGTTATAAGATTAAGGAAATAGGAAAATATTCTGCTCCGGGAATAGTTTCCCCCATCATTAATCGCTCTCAAATTGCCTGTGCGGCTCCGCAAGATTTTACAGCGCCCTGTGCTCCAAAAAATTTCACCATTAAATCAGACTGCGACTTAATTCAAAATACGATAAGCTGGAGTAATCCCAATACCAGCTGTGCGGATGATGTAGTGGCATACAAGATTTATTATACGCCGGTTTTGGGAGAAGAACTTTACTTAATTAAACTCATCAACGACCAAAATGAACTCGTATTTAGCCATAACAACAATGGTAATTCAATTGCCGGATGTTATGCTGTTGCCGCAGTTGATTCCTTTGGAAACGAAGGTGCGATGAGCGATTCGGTTTGTGTGGATAACTGCCCGGTATATGAATTGCCTAATGTGATAACTGTGGATGGTGATGGGGCCAATGATTTATTTGTGCCTTTTCCCTACAAGTTTGTTGAAAGTATTGATTTGGTAATTTACAACCGTTGGGGTCAAGCAGTGTTTAAGAGCAACGATCCCAATATCCGCTGGGACGGCAAGAATCAATACAGCAAACAATTGGTACCGGATGGGGTGTATTATTATGTTTGTGAAGTGCATGAAATCCGCCTAAGCGGCATCGAAACTCGCGAATTAAAAGGTTTTGTGCATGTTTTTACAAGTCAACAAAAACCAGGGGGAAATTGA
- a CDS encoding D-tyrosyl-tRNA(Tyr) deacylase, protein MKAVIQRVSKASVSIDGKIKSFIASGILILVGIEDADSMEDITWLCAKICNLRIFDDSNQQMNLSVKDIGGEALVISQFTLMASTKKGNRPSYIKAARPEIAIPLYEKFIAQLEQDLGKSIATGEFGADMKVELLNDGPVTILMDTKNKE, encoded by the coding sequence ATGAAAGCAGTTATTCAGCGCGTTTCAAAAGCTTCGGTAAGCATTGATGGTAAAATAAAATCTTTTATTGCTTCAGGAATCTTGATTTTGGTGGGTATTGAAGATGCAGATTCCATGGAAGACATAACGTGGTTGTGTGCAAAAATTTGCAACCTCCGTATTTTTGACGACTCAAATCAGCAAATGAACTTATCGGTAAAAGACATTGGTGGTGAGGCCTTGGTGATAAGTCAGTTTACCCTGATGGCAAGCACTAAAAAGGGGAATCGGCCTTCTTACATTAAAGCCGCAAGGCCGGAAATAGCCATTCCGCTATATGAAAAATTTATTGCGCAACTGGAACAAGATTTAGGTAAATCGATAGCCACAGGAGAGTTTGGTGCCGACATGAAAGTGGAATTATTAAATGACGGACCGGTTACTATCCTAATGGATACTAAAAACAAAGAATAG
- a CDS encoding nucleotide pyrophosphohydrolase — MTLNEAQEQVDTWIKTHGVRYFNELTNMALLTEEVGEVARIIARTYGEQSSKNSDMDKELADELADVLFVVICLANQTGIDLAAALQKNLEKKTLRDAERHKGNEKLK, encoded by the coding sequence ATGACACTTAACGAAGCACAAGAGCAAGTCGATACTTGGATAAAGACGCATGGTGTACGCTATTTTAATGAGCTTACCAATATGGCTTTACTCACCGAAGAAGTAGGAGAGGTAGCACGCATTATTGCCCGCACTTACGGAGAACAATCTTCCAAAAATTCGGATATGGATAAAGAACTGGCGGATGAGTTGGCAGATGTGTTATTTGTGGTAATTTGTTTGGCCAATCAAACCGGAATTGATCTAGCAGCAGCGCTACAAAAAAATTTAGAAAAGAAAACACTTCGGGATGCGGAGCGGCACAAAGGGAATGAGAAGTTAAAATAA
- the rsgA gene encoding ribosome small subunit-dependent GTPase A, whose translation MTGLVIKSTGSWYTVRKVDGGIVDCRIKGNFRIKDIKSTNPIAVGDEVDFELEKDNDSTVEAKGVINKIAPRKNYIIRKSINLSRQTHILAANIDRAFLIVTVASPRTSVGFMDRFLVTAEAYHIPVTIVFNKMDICDTSELEEVEKRSALYSKLGYSCCKVSAFKESDLFDLRGQLKDKINLLSGHSGVGKSTLINGLDSSLSIKTAQISDAHSKGTHTTTFAEMHELKSGGFIIDTPGIKEIGIVDIEKEELWSFFPEFRERVNQCKFNNCLHIHEPGCKVKQDVESGEIALSRYNSYCSIFNGEEN comes from the coding sequence ATGACAGGACTTGTAATAAAATCTACCGGAAGTTGGTATACCGTTCGCAAGGTAGATGGAGGAATTGTAGACTGCCGCATCAAAGGAAATTTTAGAATAAAAGATATTAAAAGTACCAATCCAATAGCGGTTGGGGATGAGGTGGATTTTGAATTGGAAAAGGACAATGATAGTACTGTGGAAGCTAAGGGAGTGATCAATAAAATTGCTCCTCGAAAAAATTACATCATTCGTAAATCTATAAACCTATCGCGGCAAACGCATATACTGGCGGCAAATATTGACAGGGCTTTTCTGATTGTTACCGTTGCATCGCCCCGCACCTCAGTAGGTTTTATGGACCGCTTTTTAGTAACTGCAGAAGCCTATCATATACCGGTTACCATCGTTTTTAATAAAATGGATATTTGTGATACTTCGGAATTGGAAGAAGTAGAAAAAAGAAGTGCACTTTATTCCAAATTGGGCTACTCCTGTTGCAAAGTTTCGGCTTTTAAGGAAAGCGATTTGTTTGATTTGAGAGGACAATTGAAAGATAAAATAAATTTACTAAGCGGGCATTCGGGTGTAGGAAAATCGACTTTAATTAATGGATTAGATAGCAGTTTGAGCATTAAAACGGCGCAAATTTCGGATGCACACAGCAAAGGAACGCATACTACCACCTTTGCCGAAATGCATGAATTAAAGAGTGGAGGTTTTATTATTGACACTCCAGGTATAAAAGAAATTGGGATTGTGGATATTGAGAAAGAAGAGTTGTGGAGTTTTTTTCCGGAATTTAGGGAACGGGTAAATCAATGTAAATTCAATAATTGTTTGCATATACACGAGCCCGGTTGCAAGGTGAAACAGGATGTTGAAAGCGGTGAAATTGCACTGAGCCGTTATAACAGCTATTGCAGTATTTTTAATGGCGAAGAAAATTAA
- the gldA gene encoding gliding motility-associated ABC transporter ATP-binding subunit GldA has translation MSIKVNNITKIYGKQKALDNVSFEVSNGEIIGFLGPNGAGKSTMMKIITCFIPQTSGNVSVCGFDVIENSIEVRKCVGYLPENNPLYLDMYVKEYLEFIAGLHHLGKKTWPRVNEMIEITGLQVEQHKKIGALSKGYRQRVGLAQALIHDPKVLILDEPTTGLDPNQLTEIRELIRKVGKEKTVMLSTHIMQEVKAVCDRVIIVNKGSIVANDSTESLQQQKENEQVIRVEFDKEISKSELKKIEGVTDAVPVSPGIWKLKSSAQKDIRAAIFQFAVTNNLSVLTLQKEEQSLEDVFKQLTQ, from the coding sequence ATGTCCATTAAAGTAAACAACATAACCAAAATTTACGGAAAACAAAAAGCGCTCGACAATGTATCTTTTGAAGTTTCCAATGGAGAAATAATTGGATTTCTTGGTCCGAATGGCGCCGGAAAATCCACGATGATGAAAATCATTACTTGCTTTATTCCTCAAACTTCCGGCAATGTTTCGGTTTGTGGCTTTGATGTGATTGAAAATTCAATTGAAGTAAGAAAATGTGTGGGCTACCTTCCGGAGAACAACCCGCTTTATTTGGATATGTATGTAAAGGAGTATCTCGAATTTATTGCAGGATTGCATCACCTTGGAAAAAAAACCTGGCCACGTGTAAACGAAATGATTGAAATTACCGGGCTGCAAGTGGAACAACATAAAAAGATAGGTGCGCTTTCAAAAGGATATCGCCAACGTGTGGGATTAGCGCAAGCACTTATCCACGATCCAAAAGTGCTGATATTAGATGAACCCACCACCGGACTTGACCCCAATCAATTAACCGAAATACGCGAATTAATTCGCAAAGTAGGTAAGGAAAAAACAGTGATGCTCAGCACACACATCATGCAAGAAGTGAAAGCAGTGTGCGACCGTGTTATCATTGTAAATAAAGGTTCGATTGTTGCAAACGACTCCACCGAATCGCTTCAACAACAAAAAGAAAATGAACAAGTAATACGGGTAGAATTCGATAAAGAAATCAGCAAAAGCGAATTGAAAAAAATTGAAGGAGTTACCGATGCCGTGCCTGTTTCACCCGGAATTTGGAAACTAAAATCAAGTGCTCAAAAAGACATTCGAGCAGCAATTTTTCAATTTGCAGTGACCAATAATCTGTCGGTATTAACACTTCAAAAAGAAGAACAAAGCTTGGAGGATGTATTTAAACAGCTTACTCAATAA
- a CDS encoding DUF47 domain-containing protein, which yields MKFDNLIQALIPKDKKFFSMFEKATSNLVSISKVLCEMATASSPERRMELAKAIDDLEHVGDQITHDIFSELAATFITPFDREDIHSLTSAVDDIVDHIHGASKRIILYKFEKISPAMQKLSELILQGSEELHKAVCELRNMKNVSSMREACVRINSIENHADDIFDMAVAQLFEDEKNAIEIIKTKEVLQTLETATDKCEDAANVIESIMIKYA from the coding sequence ATGAAATTCGATAATTTAATACAAGCACTCATCCCCAAAGACAAGAAGTTTTTTTCGATGTTTGAAAAGGCTACTTCCAATTTGGTATCTATCTCCAAGGTTTTGTGCGAAATGGCAACCGCTTCGTCACCTGAGCGCAGAATGGAATTGGCGAAGGCTATAGATGATTTGGAACATGTTGGCGATCAAATAACGCATGATATTTTCAGTGAATTAGCAGCAACTTTTATAACTCCATTTGACCGAGAAGATATTCACTCTTTGACCTCCGCGGTCGACGACATTGTGGATCACATACATGGGGCATCCAAACGTATTATTTTATACAAGTTTGAAAAGATATCACCTGCCATGCAAAAGCTGTCGGAGCTTATTTTACAAGGCTCTGAAGAGTTGCATAAGGCAGTTTGTGAATTGCGTAACATGAAAAATGTGAGCAGTATGCGTGAGGCTTGTGTGCGCATCAACAGTATAGAGAACCATGCCGATGATATTTTTGACATGGCGGTTGCACAGCTTTTTGAAGATGAAAAAAACGCCATCGAAATTATCAAAACCAAAGAAGTGCTTCAAACCCTTGAAACGGCTACTGATAAATGCGAAGATGCAGCAAATGTGATTGAATCCATTATGATTAAATACGCTTAA